The nucleotide window ACGCCGGTTTGCGCGAAGGGCCGACCCGCTGCCGGTCGCGAGCGAGCGATGCGGGCGAACATCAGCACCATGGGGCTGGCGGCGGGGATCATCATGGCGGCCATCATCACCGACCACATGAGGAAGGTCAGGAGCCCGTCGGCCAGGTGCCAGCCGTGCATCTGGGGACCCGCCATGCCCAGGGCCGCGTGCATGTCGAGGTCCGACATCGCCTGGGCCAGACGCAGGACATACAGCCACGCCAGGATGGCGAGGCCGGCGAGCCCGGCGCCGACGATGGCGCGGTCGCGCCTGACAACGGCGTCGAGCGTCGTGCTCACTCGTTCCGCGCCTCCTCGGGCACGGGCGGGGCGCTGGCGTGAATGGCGTCGAGAACGATGGAGGCAAGTCTCGGAGAACACGGGGGGCCTGTCAAGGTCGAGCGACGCAGCGCAACACCTGCGAGTGCCTGGCGATGGCCGACCCCGGGTCACGCCCGATGGAGGCTGCCCGCAGCCCATCGTCCGGCGGCGGGCCCGTAGGAGCCCGCCCGCGTGTTTGACCCCTTCACCGCTGCAGACTACTCTTGAGGGGTGCCGCGAGAAGGGCAGCCGGCGTGACCTGTGGGGACTGCGGATTCGAGGGCCCGCCGGACTTCGCCTTCTGCCCCAGGTGTGGCCGCAAGCTCGAGCGCGAGCCCGAGGCCGACCGGCGCACCGTCACGGTCGTCTTCGCCGACCTCTCGGGCTTCACCGCGCTGGCCGAGCGCCTGGACCCCGAGGACGTCCGCGCCGTCCAGAGCGACCTCTTCCAGGAGATGGCCGCGGCGATCCAGCAGTACGGCGGCTTCGTCGAGAAGTTCGTGGGCGACGCCGTCATGGCGGTCTTTGGCGCGCCGGTGGCCCACGAGGACGACCCCGAGCGCGCCCTCCGCGCCGCGCTGGCCATGCAGGAGCGGACGGCGGCGCTCAACGGCCGCTGGCAGGCACGCCTGGGCACCGCGCTCGCCCTCCACGTGGGCGTCAACACCGGGCCCGTCGTCGCGGGGAGCATCGGCGCCGACAAGGGTGGCGCCTACGCCGTCACGGGCGACACTGTCAACACGGCGTCGCGCCTCCAGAGCGTGGCGCCGCCGGGTCAGGTCCTCGCCAGCGAGGCCACCTGGCGTCTCGCCCAGCACGCCTTCGCCTTCGAGGCGGCAGGCAATCTCCAGGTGAAGGGCAGGTCCGAGCCCGTCGCCGCCTACCGGCTGTCGGGACTCCTGGCTGCCCCGCGCTCGGCGCGCGGCCTCGAAGCCCACGGCCTCGCCGCCCCGCTCGTCGGCCGCGAGGCGGAGCTCACAAGACTCCTGGCAGCCTTCGACACGGCGGTGCAGGGGCGCGCGCAGGTGGTGAGCCTCATCGGCGACGCCGGAGTCGGCAAGTCCCGGCTCCTGCGCGAGTTCCTCCAGGTGCTTGACGCCGGAGGGCGGCTCCGCGGAGTGACCGTGCGCCAGGCCGCCTGCTCGTCGCTCGGTGAGCAGACCTACGGCGTCGTGGCCGCGTTCCTCCGGCAGGCATACGAGGTCGCCCCCGAGGATCCGCTCGAGGTGGCGCGGAAGAAGCTCGTCGCCGGTCTCACGGCCCTCGGTGCCCGCGAGGACGAGACCGCCGGCATCGCCCCCCTCCTCGGCCGGCTTCTCGGCCTCGAGCCCGCCCCCTTCGAGCCCGCCCAGGTGGAGCCCGAGCAGGTCAAGCGCCAGATCTACCTGGCCTCGCGTCTCGTCCTCGAGTGGCGCCTCCGGCAGGGCCCGCTCGTGCTCGTGGTGGAAGACCTGCACTGGGCCGACGCCGCCTCCGTGGAGCTCCTGGAATTCATGGTGGACCACCTGGCCGACCGCTCCTTCATGCTGCTGGTCACGCGCCGCGCCGCGCCCGACGGGCACCGGCTGGCGCCGCGGCGCGCGACCCACACGGTCCTCAGGCTCGAGGCGCTGCCGACCGGCCAGACCGAGGCCCTCCTGGGTGCCCTCTTCGGCCGTTCCGCGGCGGGCATTCCCGGGCGCCTCCGCGAGCTCATCGTCCAGCGCGCCGGCGGCGTGCCCTTCTACGTGGAGGAGATCGTCCGCGGCCTCATCGCCAGTGGCGCCCTCGCCCGGGACGGCACCGGCTGGACGTGCCGGGCTGACGTCGCGGCCGTGGACGTGCCGCCGACCCTCCAGGGGCTGCTCCTCTCGCGCGTCGACCGCCTGCCGCCGCCGGCGCGGCGCACGCTCCAGGAGGCGGCCGTCCTCGGCACCGACTTCGACGAGCGGCTGCTCCGTGAGGTCGTGAGCGAGCCCGAGGCGGCGGCCGCGTCGCTGACAGTCCTCCGCGAGGCCGAGCTCCTGGAAGCGGCCGCGCCGCGGCAGTACCGCTTCCCCCACGCGCTGGTCCAGGAGGTCGTCTATCAGAGCCTCCTGCTCCGCCGGCGCATGGAGCTTCACGGGCGTGCCGGCCTCGCGCTGGAGGCGCTCGCGGGTGGCAGGCCCGAGCGGCTGGAGGACCTGGAGGCCCTCGGCCATCACTTCGGCCTGAGCGCCGATAAGCGGAAGGGCGCGCGCTACCTCGCAGCCGCGGGGGATTGGGCCCGGGCGATCTACGCCAAC belongs to Candidatus Rokuibacteriota bacterium and includes:
- a CDS encoding DUF2182 domain-containing protein, giving the protein MGCGQPPSGVTRGRPSPGTRRCCAASLDLDRPPVFSETCLHRSRRHSRQRPARARGGAERVSTTLDAVVRRDRAIVGAGLAGLAILAWLYVLRLAQAMSDLDMHAALGMAGPQMHGWHLADGLLTFLMWSVMMAAMMIPAASPMVLMFARIARSRPAAGRPFAQTGVFVLGYLLVWATYSALATLAQWGLHSAALLSPMLMTTSRHLGGALLIAAGIFQWTPLKDRCLRVCRSPLAFIMSEWREGSAGALSMGLRHGAYCVGCCWVLMALLFVAGVMNLVWVAALAAFVLIEKMAPGEQRVTRVAGVVLVVAGTLLMTPLWR
- a CDS encoding AAA family ATPase, which produces MTCGDCGFEGPPDFAFCPRCGRKLEREPEADRRTVTVVFADLSGFTALAERLDPEDVRAVQSDLFQEMAAAIQQYGGFVEKFVGDAVMAVFGAPVAHEDDPERALRAALAMQERTAALNGRWQARLGTALALHVGVNTGPVVAGSIGADKGGAYAVTGDTVNTASRLQSVAPPGQVLASEATWRLAQHAFAFEAAGNLQVKGRSEPVAAYRLSGLLAAPRSARGLEAHGLAAPLVGREAELTRLLAAFDTAVQGRAQVVSLIGDAGVGKSRLLREFLQVLDAGGRLRGVTVRQAACSSLGEQTYGVVAAFLRQAYEVAPEDPLEVARKKLVAGLTALGAREDETAGIAPLLGRLLGLEPAPFEPAQVEPEQVKRQIYLASRLVLEWRLRQGPLVLVVEDLHWADAASVELLEFMVDHLADRSFMLLVTRRAAPDGHRLAPRRATHTVLRLEALPTGQTEALLGALFGRSAAGIPGRLRELIVQRAGGVPFYVEEIVRGLIASGALARDGTGWTCRADVAAVDVPPTLQGLLLSRVDRLPPPARRTLQEAAVLGTDFDERLLREVVSEPEAAAASLTVLREAELLEAAAPRQYRFPHALVQEVVYQSLLLRRRMELHGRAGLALEALAGGRPERLEDLEALGHHFGLSADKRKGARYLAAAGDWARAIYANEDALRHYRRALGALAECDEGCGAERLDVHERLGDLLGPTGGRPEALEHYAVVLAGHAGDRPAQARLQRKIGGLHWDAGDRSRALACFETGLSLLDGQPEDVELPRLYLEMGRAAFRSGDNPGAIEWAERAGAHAERLAASGDPATRKEAAAAIAHARNTLGIALARTGRLQDAAAQIEQSVAAALAEELLQPACRGYTNLSVLYGSLDPGRAIETCQRGLAMARKIGDLGFQARLHANLAVAYCALTNRCEEQGIGAAQAAIELDRRLGQLDHLAIPLIVLGQIHQCHGGDPAEARRCYEEALTLAEPVGDPQLLFPCYDGLGTLYLDQGDEERAEQYMRRAQEICERAGIDPDSLVVLPFLE